The proteins below come from a single Panicum hallii strain FIL2 chromosome 7, PHallii_v3.1, whole genome shotgun sequence genomic window:
- the LOC112899252 gene encoding histone H3.2, giving the protein MARTKQTARKSTGGKAPRKQLATKAARKSAPATGGVKKPHRFRPGTVALREIRKYQKSTELLIRKLPFQRLVREIAQDFKTDLRFQSSAVAALQEAAEAYLVGLFEDTNLCAIHAKRVTIMPKDIQLARRIRGERA; this is encoded by the coding sequence ATGGCCCGCACGAAGCAGACGGCGCGCAAGTCGACCGGCGGCAAGGCTCCGAGGAAGCAGCTGGCCACCAAGGCCGCCCGCAAGtcggcgccggccaccggcggcGTGAAGAAGCCCCACCGCTTCCGCCCCGGCACCGTCGCGCTCCGCGAGATCCgcaagtaccagaagagcacGGAGCTTCTCATCCGCAAGCTCCCCTTCCAGCGGCTGGTGCGGGAGATCGCgcaggacttcaagacggatcTCCGGTTCCAGTCGTCCGCCGTGGCGGCGCTGCAGGAGGCCGCGGAGGCGTACCTGGTGGGGCTCTTCGAGGACACCAACCTGTGCGCCATCCACGCCAAGAGGGTCACCATCATGCCCAAGGACATCCAGCTTGCGCGCCGCATCAGGGGCGAGAGGGCGTGA
- the LOC112900695 gene encoding G-type lectin S-receptor-like serine/threonine-protein kinase LECRK2, translated as MAPVLCCSAPVTHVPFLAVLLLVVLQQPRSLPLAVAARTNLTAGATMAPPDYITSPSGGFAFGFRAFTSDPTKFLLATWFRFGGDDDSSQPQPESVVWFAKQSPSGATPNATAQSVLSITADGQLTLTDGSNQVLWTPTLERGSVLALRDSGNLQFLSDSGSQVLWESFWYPTDTLLPGQSLVYDLARSEGKVFAKRADAEFTTGRFSMGIQSDGNVVLYVDLLKGNDPHNAYWQAYTNSPDGNTTITFDDRGRLNCTLHNGTVSSLIKPVASFAAGEYFQFARMDPDGIVRTYIRPKDGGTGNTSWTVSGAFPDYGCIKWTSGLQGMCGPGSYCLSAPTPSSRDRLNCVCPSGYNYTDEQHRDSGCTPAFEPHSCDGENSSDEFTLVELLNTTWEASIYYKKFSSVTEEQCREYCLSDCFCAAALMIGGSDCAEVAVLTNGWRANGVTTKALIKVRTRNYSQVISRTRNAFAYKVIAISLAFLLIITIGGLVAQHCVTKNRERQRLLSPSVRSFSWKELHEATNGFEKLLGKGSFGEVYKGTIRSPQPHTIAVKKLISSNEYSEQEFTNEVQSIGQIHHRNLVRMIGYCKEGNHRMLVFEFMSGGSLRSFLFNPEKRPPWRWRAEAALAISRGLEYLHDGCIAPIIHCDIKPDNILLDDHGIPKITDFGISKLLGSQQVHTTVTHVRGTRGYIAPEWLHTSSRVDTKADVYSFGVVLLEMICCRKCHEPVTPDLPQRAEEDETVTLFGWAAQLVSARRTELMLHGDADVDTVEDLERVERFARVALWCIEPNPLLRPTMHQVVQMLETSRTRVEALPDLADCYMESSPLIPQLKIE; from the coding sequence ATGGCGCCTGTgctctgctgctctgctcccgTCACCCACGTTCCCTTTCTTGCCGTGCTATTGCTGGTGGTACTGCAACAACCTCGTTCGCTGCCgttggccgtggcggcgcggacCAACCTGACCGCGGGAGCCACCATGGCGCCGCCAGACTACATCACCAGCCCGTCCGGCGGCTTCGCCTTCGGCTTCCGCGCCTTCACCTCCGACCCGACCAAGTTCCTCCTCGCCACGTGGTTCCGCttcggcggcgacgacgactcCTCCCAGCCGCAGCCGGAGTCCGTGGTGTGGTTCGCGAAACAGTCGCCCTCCGGGGCCACGCCCAACGCCACGGCGCAGTCCGTCCTGAGCATCACAGCCGACGGCCAGCTCACGCTCACCGACGGCAGCAACCAAGTGCTGTGGACGCCGACCCTCGAGCGTGGATCCGTGCTCGCGCTCCGCGACTCCGGCAATCTCCAGTTCCTGAGCGACTCCGGCAGCCAAGTGCTGTGGGAGAGCTTCTGGTATCCGACGGACACGCTCCTTCCCGGCCAGTCCTTGGTCTACGACCTAGCCCGGTCCGAAGGGAAGGTCTTCGCCAAGCGCGCCGACGCGGAGTTCACCACCGGCCGGTTCAGCATGGGCATCCAGAGCGACGGCAACGTCGTCCTCTACGTCGACCTCCTCAAGGGCAACGACCCCCACAACGCTTACTGGCAGGCGTACACCAACAGCCCCGACGGCAACACGACGATCACCTTCGACGACCGGGGCCGCCTCAACTGCACCCTCCACAACGGCACCGTCTCCAGCTTGATCAAGCCGGTGGCGAGCTTCGCCGCCGGCGAGTACTTCCAGTTCGCCAGGATGGACCCCGACGGTATCGTCCGAACCTACATCCGTCCCAAGGACGGCGGCACCGGCAACACGTCTTGGACTGTCTCTGGTGCGTTCCCTGATTACGGCTGCATCAAGTGGACGTCTGGGTTGCAGGGCATGTGCGGCCCGGGGTCCTACTGCCTCTCCGCGCCGACACCGAGTTCAAGGGACAGGCTCAACTGCGTGTGCCCGAGCGGATACAATTACACCGACGAGCAGCACAGGGACAGCGGCTGCACGCCGGCGTTCGAGCCGCACAGCTGCGACGGGGAGAACAGCTCCGACGAGTTCACCCTGGTGGAGCTGCTCAACACCACCTGGGAGGCCTCGATATACTACAAGAAGTTCTCATCGGTGACGGAGGAGCAGTGCCGGGAGTACTGCCTCAGCGACTGCTTCTGCGCCGCCGCGCTGATGATCGGCGGATCTGACTGTGCGGAGGTGGCGGTGCTCACCAACGGCTGGCGAGCGAACGGTGTCACGACGAAGGCCCTGATCAAGGTGCGGACAAGGAATTATTCTCAGGTGATATCAAGAACGAGAAACGCATTCGCCTACAAGGTTATCGCCATTTCCTTGGCCTTTCTTTTGATCATTACCATCGGCGGCCTCGTGGCACAGCATTGTGTCACCAAGAACAGAGAGAGACAGCGGCTGTTGAGTCCGAGCGTGAGATCATTCAGCTGGAAGGAGCTACATGAAGCTACCAATGGCTTCGAGAAACTACTGGGCAAAGGTAGCTTCGGTGAGGTCTACAAAGGAACGATAAGATCACCACAGCCACATACCATCGCGGTGAAGAAGCTCATCAGCTCGAACGAGTACAGTGAGCAGGAGTTCACAAACGAGGTGCAGTCCATTGGGCAGATCCACCACCGGAACTTGGTCCGTATGATCGGCTACTGCAAAGAAGGCAACCACCGGATGCTTGTATTCGAGTTCATGTCAGGTGGGTCACTCCGCAGCTTCCTCTTCAACCCCGAGAAACGGCCGCCATGGCGCTGGCGCGCCGAGGCTGCGCTCGCCATCTCCCGAGGGCTCGAGTACCTCCACGATGGCTGCATCGCACCAATTATCCATTGCGATATAAAGCCAGACAACATCCTGCTGGACGACCATGGCATCCCCAAGATCACCGACTTCGGGATCTCCAAGCTATTGGGGAGCCAGCAGGTGCACACCACGGTAACCCATGTTAGGGGCACCAGAGGGTACATTGCGCCCGAGTGGCTCCACACCAGCTCGCGCGTTGACACCAAGGCGGATGTGTACAGCTTTGGTGTCGTGCTGCTGGAGATGATCTGCTGCCGGAAGTGCCATGAACCGGTGACGCCTGATCTGCCGCAGCGTGCGGAGGAAGACGAGACGGTCACATTGTTTGGTTGGGCGGCGCAGCTGGTGAGTGCACGGAGGACAGAGCTGATGCTGCACGGCGACGCAGATGTTGACACAGTTGAGGACTTGGAGAGGGTAGAGCGCTTTGCCCGCGTGGCGCTCTGGTGCATCGAGCCAAACCCGTTGCTGCGGCCGACTATGCACCAGGTTGTGCAGATGCTGGAGACCAGCCGGACGCGGGTTGAGGCGCTGCCTGACCTTGCAGATTGCTACATGGAATCCTCACCTTTAATTCCTCAGCTCAAGATTGAATAA